From a region of the Rhipicephalus microplus isolate Deutch F79 chromosome X, USDA_Rmic, whole genome shotgun sequence genome:
- the LOC142761674 gene encoding protein argonaute-4-like isoform X3 → MTNRVAAECTASELRTMGRPAVVSVQGATNGQVPQGNGQVHHANGQVHHANGQIPHANGQVSHAIGQVPHANGRVPNANGRVPNANGRVPHANGQVHYANGAPTQPSFAQVISKKVGIAAAVPPFSAQLQPNATAADIVQPTLAMNGVTHGVVVGATANGPCCVPPTEEGSIHDSPPLPQVPGDMLPNGICGPRQRSSDELRLQEIQKTLPSHFPRRPAQGKLGRPIQLMANHFSVEIPAGNVYHYDVEIFSENNKEAKIPEKRKYRCISTKINRLVIEQLVKKYRLDLSNCVPAFDGRKNLYTRRELKFRERTFAVEFEEDQRVQKFVVKIQYVATVNLDALHAVFENKVNTVPQEVLQAVDIVLRHGPSIRLTPVGRSFFKPPLPNQAHSLGGGREVWFGYYTSVRPAQWKPMLNVDMSATAFYEPQPVISFMCKILSDGRREMTAADFHDLRDFQNVRLNKELKGLRIKVTHLPYPRKYKVVRVTKEPAKRLLFDMEDGSRCSVADYFQNRYGRLVYPNLPCIQVGNLAHPVYLPLEVCEIVEGQHCRKKLNENQTSEMIKRTAQPPDKRFNEIRQSVRDLIGSNDQCLREFNIKISTEPTQLKGRVLEPPSLVFENNAVTKPREGTWELRGKHFFKAASLTRWTLLNLSRFAQRDSLDNFVKLLVRTGNELGMRIEQPVDISSSDTNRKPIRTTLLEEQRKVPNIEMVIIILTKSTNYAEIKQVAETEIGLRTQCVMDNNVVKKCNPALVTNLCQKMNAKLGGTNNSLLSQEKPAIFLKPIIIIGADVTHPAPGDKHRPSIAACVGSLDSIPSRFHSSIRVQMEDSTATSRVEIIRDLKDMMKELLKAFYRATKRKPERIIFYRDGVSEGQFMEVRNREVSAIRLACQEMSPNETYEPALTFIVVQKRHHTRFMPANDRDGVGKCKNVPPGTTVDSVVTHPLDFDFFLCSHFGIQGTSKPSHYYIVWDDSDFSADDLQKLSFYLCHTYARCSRSVSIPAPVYYAHLAASRAKNHVIGKVDVSSSSSDSSGASADSITTSQYVQAVKVLDNLQTAMYFV, encoded by the exons TGGCTGCGGAGTGCACCGCCTCCGAGCTTCGCACCATGGGGCGACCGGCGGTCGTCTCGGTGCAAGGAGCCACCAACGGCCAGGTCCCCCAAGGCAACGGCCAGGTCCACCACGCCAATGGCCAGGTCCACCACGCCAATGGCCAGATCCCCCACGCCAACGGACAGGTTTCCCACGCCATCGGACAGGTCCCCCACGCCAACGGACGGGTCCCCAACGCCAACGGACGGGTCCCCAACGCCAACGGACGGGTCCCCCACGCCAACGGACAGGTCCACTACGCTAACGGCGCCCCCACTCAGCCATCGTTCGCACAAGTCATCTCGAAGAAGGTCGGCATCGCGGCGGCAGTGCCGCCGTTTTCAGCGCAGCTCCAGCCTAACGCCACGGCTGCTGATATTGTGCAGCCTACACTGGCCATGAACGGCGTGACCCACGGCGTTGTCGTTGGCGCCACAGCCAACGGGCCCTGCTGCGTGCCTCCCACTGAGGAGGGGTCAATACATGACTCCCCGCCACTGCCCCAGGTGCCCGGTGACATGCTCCCAAACGGCATTTGCGGACCCAGGCAGAGGTCCAGCGACGAGCTCCGCCTACAA GAGATCCAGAAGACACTACCGTCCCACTTCCCGCGTCGACCCGCCCAGGGAAAGCTCGGCCGCCCCATCCAGCTCATGGCCAACCACTTTTCCGTCGAGATTCCGGCGGGCAACGTGTATCACTATGACGTGGAGATCTTCTCCGAGAACAACAAAGAAGCGAAGATACCCGAGAAGCGCAAGTACCGCTGCATTAGCACAAAGATCAATAGACTTGTCATCGAACAGCTAGTCAAGAAGTACCGCCTAGACTTGAGCAACTGCGTGCCGGCATTTGACGGACGAAAGAACCTGTACACGCGTCGGGAGCTCAAGTTCCGCGAGCGGACCTTCGCGGTAGAGTTCGAGGAAGACCAGAGGGTGCAGAAGTTTGTCGTCAAGATCCAGTACGTGGCCACCGTGAACCTGGACGCCCTGCACGCAGTCTTCGAGAACAAGGTCAACACCGTCCCGCAGGAGGTCCTGCAAGCCGTGGACATTGTCCTGCGTCACGGCCCTTCCATCAGATTGACTCCCGTCGGCCGGTCCTTCTTCAAGCCGCCGCTTCCGAACCAGGCGCACTCTCTGGGGGGCGGTCGCGAAGTGTGGTTCGGCTACTACACCAGCGTGCGCCCGGCTCAGTGGAAGCCCATGCTGAACGTGGACATGTCGGCCACCGCGTTCTACGAGCCGCAGCCGGTCATATCGTTCATGTGCAAGATCTTGAGCGACGGACGCCGCGAGATGACCGCGGCCGACTTCCACGACCTCCGGGACTTTCAGAATGTTCGGCTCAACAAGGAACTCAAGGGTCTGCGTATCAAG GTGACCCACCTGCCCTACCCTCGGAAGTACAAGGTAGTCCGGGTCACCAAGGAGCCCGCCAAGAGGCTGTTATTTGACATGGAGGACGGCTCCCGTTGCTCGGTGGCCGACTATTTCCAGAACCGCTATGGCCGCCTAGTTTATCCGAACCTGCCCTGCATTCAGGTCGGAAACCTCGCGcaccccgtctacctgcccctcGAGGTGTGCGAAATCGTCGAAGGCCAGCACTGCCGTAAGAAATTGAACGAGAACCAGACCTCGGAGATGATCAAGCGAACCGCTCAGCCTCCGGACAAGCGCTTCAACGAGATTCGGCAGTCCGTCCGGGACCTGATCGGCAGTAACGACCAGTGCCTGCGCGAGTTCAACATTAAGATCAGCACCGAGCCGACTCAGCTGAAAGGGCGGGTGCTCGAGCCGCCTTCCCTGGTATTCGAGAACAACGCTGTGACCAAGCCTCGTGAGGGCACATGGGAGCTGCGCGGCAAACACTTCTTCAAGGCGGCCTCACTGACGCGCTGGACGCTGCTCAACCTGAGCCGCTTTGCTCAGCGGGACAG TCTGGACAATTTTGTCAAGTTGCTGGTGCGCACGGGCAACGAGCTCGGCATGCGCATCGAGCAGCCGGTGGACATCAGCTCGTCCGACACGAACCGCAAGCCGATCCGCACCACGCTGCTTGAGGAGCAGCGCAAGGTCCCCAACATCGAGATGGTCATCATCATCCTGACCAAGAGCACGAACTACGCCGAGATCAAGCAGGTGGCCGAGACAGAGATCGGCCTGCGCACCCAGTGTGTCATGGACAACAACGTCGTCAAGAAGTGCAACCCGGCGCTGGTCACCAACCTGTGCCAGAAGATGAACGCCAAGCTGGGCGGCACCAACAACAGCCTCCTGTCCCAGGAGAAGCCGGCTATCTTCCTGAAGCCCATCATCATTATCGGTGCAGACGTCACTCACCCGGCGCCCGGGGACAAGCACCGCCCCTCCATCGCCGCCTGCGTCGGCAGCCTGGACTCGATCCCTTCCAGGTTCCACTCTTCTATTCGGGTCCAGATGGAGGACTCGACGGCCACGTCTCGGGTGGAGATAATCAGAGACCTGAAGGACATGATGAAGGAACTGCTCAAGGCCTTTTACCGGGCCACCAAACGCAAGCCTGAGCGCATCATCTTCTATCGGGACGGAGTGAGCGAGGGACAGTTCATGGAAGTCCGCAACCGGGAG GTGAGCGCCATCCGGCTTGCCTGCCAGGAGATGTCTCCCAACGAGACGTACGAGCCAGCCCTTACTTTCATCGTCGTGCAGAAGCGACACCACACCCGGTTCATGCCCGCCAACGACCGTGACGGTGTCGGCAAGTGCAAAAACGTCCCGCCTGGCACCACCGTCGACTCCGTGGTCACTCACCCGCTGGACTTCGATTTCTTCTTGTGCAGCCACTTCGGCATACAG GGCACGAGCAAGCCGTCCCACTACTACATCGTGTGGGACGACTCCGACTTCTCGGCGGACGACCTGCAGAAGCTCAGCTTCTACCTCTGCCACACGTACGCCCGCTGCTCGCGCAGCGTCAGCATCCCGGCTCCGGTGTACTACGCCCACCTGGCCGCGTCCCGCGCCAAGAACCACGTGATCGGCAAGGTTGACGTCTCCAGCTCGAGCAGTGACTCGTCCGGCGCCTCGGCCGACTCGATCACCACCAGCCAGTACGTGCAGGCCGTCAAGGTTCTCGACAACCTGCAGACGGCCATGTACTTCGTATGA